TGCCGCGCGCCCCGCCCCAGAGATGCGCCAGCAGCCCCGCGGCCAGCCAGGGCAGCGCGAGCGCCAGGCCCGCGCCGAAGAGGATGTTGATCCAGAGCACGCGGCGGCGCGGATTCATGCGCCCTCGGCCAGATCCAGCGCACGCGCATAGACGCGCTTGCGCGGCAGGCCGGTTGCGGCGGCCACATGCGCCGCCGCGTCGCGCAGCGTCATGCGTGCCATGGCGGCCCGGAGCGCTGCATCCAGCGCATCGGCGCTGGCCTCGGCCGGCGGCGGCGCCGGGCCGACGCAGAGCACCACCTCGCCCCGCGCCTCATGCGCCGCGTAATGCGCGGCGAGATCGGTGAGCGGCCCGCGCCGCACCTCCTCGAATCGCTTGGTGAGTTCCCGTGCGACGGCGGCGGGGCGATCCGGCCCCAGCCCCTCGGCCAGCGCGGCCAGGGTCTCGGCCACGCGATGCGGCGCCTCGTAGAAGATCAGCGTGGCGGAAAGGCCCGCTGCCTCCATCGCGGCGATGCGCGCGATCTCGGCCGCGCGGGCCGCCGCCTTGGTGGGCAGGAAGCCGTGGAACAGGAAGGGGTGCGGCGGCAGGCCCGAGAGCGTCAGCGCCATCACCGCCGCATTGGGCCCTGGAATGGCCGAGACGGGCACGCCGGCCGCGATCGCCGCCCGCACCAGCCGGAAGCCGGGGTCGGAGACCAGGGGCGTGCCGGCGTCGCTCACCAGCGCGAGATTCTCGCCGGCGAGCAGCCGTGCAACCAGCCGGGGGGCCTCGCTTTCCTCGTTGTGGTCGTGCAAAGCGAGAAGCGGCGCGGAAATGCTGTGCCGGGCGAGCAGACGGGCGGTGACTCTGGTATCCTCGCACAGGATGGCGCGGGCTTCGGCCAACGCCTGCTGCGCGCGGGGGGAGAAATCCGCCAGATTGCCGATCGGCGTGGCCACGAGCGTAAGGCCCGGGCTGGTCCTGGCCGGGGCGGAAGGAGGGGGTTCGGATGGGTCGTCGGTTTCCATGGGGGGTCGCCCTGGCCTCACTCTGTCTTGTGCTCATCGGCTGCGCCCCGCAACCCCCGCAGCGGGATTTCCGCCGGCCGCAGACCGCGGCGCAGCCCTGGACGGCGCCCAATGCCACGCCGGCGGGCAGCACGCTCCCCGTCGGCCTGCTGCTGCCGCTGACCGGCGGCAACGCGCCGCTCGGCCAGGCCATGCTGAATGCGGCGCAGCTCGCCCTCTTCGACCAGGGCGACCGCCGGATCGAGCTGCTGCCCCGCGACACGCGCGGCACCCCCTCGGGCGCCGCCCAGGCGGCCCAGGCAGCGCTGGCCGAAGGCGCCGTGGCGCTGGCCGGGCCACTTACCCTGGGCGAGACGGCGCAGGCCGTCGGCGCCGCGGGCGGCCGCGTGCCGGTCTTCGCCTTCACCTCGGATGAGACCCAGGCCGGCACCGGCGTGTGGGTGCTGGGCATCACGCCCGGCCAGCAGGTGCGGCGCATCGTGGGCGCCGCCTCCGAGGCGGGGGCACGCCGATTCGCGCTCTTGGCGCCGGATGACGCCTTCGGCCAGCGCCTCGCCGTCGCCATGCGGGCCGCCGCGCAGGGCCTGGGCGGGCCGCCGCCCGCTATCATCCTCGCCTCGAACCGCGGCGACATGACGGCCATCGTGCAGCAGCTCACGGGCAGCCCGCCCGATGCGGTGCTGATCGGCTTCGGCGGCCCCGGCGCGCGGGCGGCGGCCAATGCCATCGCGGCGGCCTTCCCGGGCAATGCCCCGCGCCTGCTGGGCACCAGCCTCTGGGCGACGGATTCCACGCTGGGTCAGGAACCCGCGCTTGCCGGCGCCTGGTTCCCCGGTCCCGATCCGGTCGGCCGCGCCCGGTTCGATTCGCAATACGACGCCGCCTTCAACGAGCGCGCGCCGCGCCTCGCGGGCGCGGCCTATGACGCCGTGGCGCTCGCCGCCCGCACCGCGCGGGAAGGCGCGCCGCCGGTCGGCGCCGCCTTCATGGGCGCGGATGGCCCGATCCGTCTGTTGGAGGCCGGCAGCCTCACCCGTGGCCTCGCCGTCTTCGCCCTGCGTCCGGGCGGTGAGGCGGAAATGGTGCAGCCCGCGCCGCTGCCCGGAGGCGCGGGCAGCTGAAGTCCAGGCGGCTTCTCCTCACCACCGCGCTCATCGGCGGGCCGCCTGTCCTGGTGCTGGGCGGGCTGATGGCGATGGGCGCGCTCGCGCCCGGCATGGGCTTCTTGGCGCTGGCCCTCTGCCTCGCCGCGGGCGCCGCCCTGGCCGCCGCCTGGCTGGCCGGCGTGGCGCGGCTCGACGCGGCGCTGCGCCGTGCCGCCGAGGAACAGGGGCCCTTCAGCGCGCCACTGCCCGCCCCGCGCCTGCCCGCGCTGGGCGAGATCGAGGAGGGTCTCGCGCGCCTGACGCGCTCGCTCCAGGCCCGGGCGGAGCTGGTGGGGCAGCTGCGCGCGGCCGATGCGGCCATCGTCGAGGCGCTGCCCGACCCGCTGATCGTGCTGGCGGCCGACCGCACGCCGCTGCGCGCCAACCAGGCCGCCCGCCGCCTCTTCGGGCTGGTGGGGGAGGGGCTCTCGCGCGGCGATCTCGGCGCGCTCCTGCGCCATCCGGTCATGGCCGCGGCGCTGGACCGCTGCGTGGCGGAGGGCGCGCCCCAGGCGGTGGAGCTGGCGCTGCCCGGTGCCGTCACGCGGGACCTCTCGGGCCAGGTGCTGCTCATGCAGCCGCCGCTCGCCGATGGCGGTCGCCTCGTCCTCATGCTGGCTGACCGCACGGCGGCGCGCGCGGTGGAGCGCATGCGCGCGGACTTCATCACCAATGCGAGCCATGAGCTGCGCACGCCGCTCGCCAGCGTCATGGGCTTCATCGAGACGCTGCGCGGCCCTGCGCGGGACGACCCCGAGGCGCAGCAGCGCTTCCTCGCCATCATGGCCGAGCAGTCGGAGCGCATGCGCCGCCTGATCGACGACCTGCTCGGCCTCTCCCGCGTCGAGATGAGCGAGCATCAGCCGCCCTCCGAGACGGCCGATCTCGGCGACCTGCTGCGCGCCGAGGTGGCCGCGATGGAGCCGCTCTACGCCGCGCGCGGCATCCGCCTCGTGCTGGCGCTGCCCGAGGCCCCGCTCACAGCAACCCCGGCCGATGCCGACCAGCTGGGCCAGGTGGCGCGCAACCTGCTGGACAATGCGCTCCGCCACGCCCGCGCCGAGGTGCATCTCTCGGCCGAGCCCGCGCGGCTGGGCGGGCGGGAGGGGGTCGCCTTCAGCGTGCGCGACGACGGGCCCGGCGTGGCGCGCGAGCATATCCCCCGCCTGACCGAGCGTTTCTACCGCGTGGACAAGGGGCG
This region of Sediminicoccus rosea genomic DNA includes:
- the rsmI gene encoding 16S rRNA (cytidine(1402)-2'-O)-methyltransferase; amino-acid sequence: METDDPSEPPPSAPARTSPGLTLVATPIGNLADFSPRAQQALAEARAILCEDTRVTARLLARHSISAPLLALHDHNEESEAPRLVARLLAGENLALVSDAGTPLVSDPGFRLVRAAIAAGVPVSAIPGPNAAVMALTLSGLPPHPFLFHGFLPTKAAARAAEIARIAAMEAAGLSATLIFYEAPHRVAETLAALAEGLGPDRPAAVARELTKRFEEVRRGPLTDLAAHYAAHEARGEVVLCVGPAPPPAEASADALDAALRAAMARMTLRDAAAHVAAATGLPRKRVYARALDLAEGA
- a CDS encoding penicillin-binding protein activator, translated to MLIGCAPQPPQRDFRRPQTAAQPWTAPNATPAGSTLPVGLLLPLTGGNAPLGQAMLNAAQLALFDQGDRRIELLPRDTRGTPSGAAQAAQAALAEGAVALAGPLTLGETAQAVGAAGGRVPVFAFTSDETQAGTGVWVLGITPGQQVRRIVGAASEAGARRFALLAPDDAFGQRLAVAMRAAAQGLGGPPPAIILASNRGDMTAIVQQLTGSPPDAVLIGFGGPGARAAANAIAAAFPGNAPRLLGTSLWATDSTLGQEPALAGAWFPGPDPVGRARFDSQYDAAFNERAPRLAGAAYDAVALAARTAREGAPPVGAAFMGADGPIRLLEAGSLTRGLAVFALRPGGEAEMVQPAPLPGGAGS
- a CDS encoding ATP-binding protein; translated protein: MLGGLMAMGALAPGMGFLALALCLAAGAALAAAWLAGVARLDAALRRAAEEQGPFSAPLPAPRLPALGEIEEGLARLTRSLQARAELVGQLRAADAAIVEALPDPLIVLAADRTPLRANQAARRLFGLVGEGLSRGDLGALLRHPVMAAALDRCVAEGAPQAVELALPGAVTRDLSGQVLLMQPPLADGGRLVLMLADRTAARAVERMRADFITNASHELRTPLASVMGFIETLRGPARDDPEAQQRFLAIMAEQSERMRRLIDDLLGLSRVEMSEHQPPSETADLGDLLRAEVAAMEPLYAARGIRLVLALPEAPLTATPADADQLGQVARNLLDNALRHARAEVHLSAEPARLGGREGVAFSVRDDGPGVAREHIPRLTERFYRVDKGRARGAGNTGLGLAIVKHILTRHRGQLAIESELGHGATFRVWVPGG